The following are from one region of the Osmerus mordax isolate fOsmMor3 chromosome 1, fOsmMor3.pri, whole genome shotgun sequence genome:
- the rae1 gene encoding mRNA export factor isoform X2 translates to MSLFGTTTGFGTGGTGVFGSTTTDSHNPMKDVEVTSPPDDSISCLTFSPPTMPGNFLIGGSWANDVRCWEVQDNGQTVPKAQQMHTGPVLDVCWSDDGSKVFTASCDKTAKMWDLNSNQAMQIAQHDGPIRTIHWIKAPNYSCIMTGSWDKTLKFWDTRSPNPMMSLQMPERCYCADVVYPMAVVATAERGLIVYQLENQPSEFRRIDSPLKHQHRCVAIFKDKQNKPTGFALGSIEGRVAIHYINPPNPAKDNFTFKCHRSNGTNTATPQDIYAVNAISFHPVHGTLSTVGSDGRFSFWDKDARTKLKTSEQLDQPITACCFNNNGNIFAYASSYDWSKGHEYYNPQKKNYIFLRNAAEELKPRNKK, encoded by the exons ATGAGTTTATTTGGGACAACCACCGGTTTTGGTACTGGAGGAACCGGTGTCTTTGGAAGTACAACAACAGACAGCCACAATCCCATGAAG GATGTTGAGGTGACTTCGCCACCTGATGACAGTATCAGCTGTCTGACTTTTAGCCCACCCACAATGCCAGGAAACTTTTTAATTGGTGGATCCTGGGCCAATGAT GTGAGGTGCTGGGAGGTTCAAGACAACGGGCAAACTGTGCCCAAAGCCCAACAAATGCACACTGGCCCAGTGCTGGATGTCTGCTGGAGTGAT GATGGGAGCAAAGTATTCACTGCCTCATGTGACAAGACAGCCAAGATGTGGGACCTAAACAGTAACCAGGCCATGCAGATTGCGCAG cATGATGGTCCCATCAGGACAATACACTGGATCAAAGCCCCTAACTACAGCTGTATTATGACGGGCAGCTGGGACAAAACACTGAAG TTCTGGGACACACGCTCCCCCAACCCTATGATGTCTCTGCAGATGCCAGAGAGATGCTATTGTGCTGATGTG GTGTACCCCATGGCAGTGGTGGCCACGGCAGAGAGAGGTCTGATAGTTTACCAGCTGGAGAACCAGCCCTCAGAGTTCCGCAGGATAGACTCCCCACTGAAACACCAG CATCGATGTGTGGCAATCTTCAAAGACAAGCAGAACAAGCCCACAGGCTTTGCCCTGGGAAGCATTGAGGGTCGAGTGGCCATCCACTACATTAACCCCCCAAACCC GGCTAAGGACAACTTCACCTTCAAGTGCCACAGGTCCAATGGAACcaacactgccacaccacaggaTATATATGCT gtgaatGCCATCTCGTTCCACCCTGTCCATGGCACACTGTCCACTGTTGGCTCAGATGGACGATTCAGCTTCTGGGACAAAGACGCCCGCACTAAACTCAAGACTTCTGAGCAGCTtgaccagccaatcacagcctgcTGCTTCAACAACAATGGCAACATCTTTGCCTATGCTTCCAGCTATGATTGGTCAAAG GGACATGAGTATTACAACCCCCAGAAGAAGAACTATATCTTCCTACGGAACGCTGCTGAGGAACTGAAGCCTCGGAACAAGAAATG A
- the rae1 gene encoding mRNA export factor isoform X1 yields the protein MSLFGTTTGFGTGGTGVFGSTTTDSHNPMKDVEVTSPPDDSISCLTFSPPTMPGNFLIGGSWANDVRCWEVQDNGQTVPKAQQMHTGPVLDVCWSDDGSKVFTASCDKTAKMWDLNSNQAMQIAQHDGPIRTIHWIKAPNYSCIMTGSWDKTLKFWDTRSPNPMMSLQMPERCYCADVVYPMAVVATAERGLIVYQLENQPSEFRRIDSPLKHQHRCVAIFKDKQNKPTGFALGSIEGRVAIHYINPPNPAKDNFTFKCHRSNGTNTATPQDIYAVNAISFHPVHGTLSTVGSDGRFSFWDKDARTKLKTSEQLDQPITACCFNNNGNIFAYASSYDWSKGHEYYNPQKKNYIFLRNAAEELKPRNKKW from the exons ATGAGTTTATTTGGGACAACCACCGGTTTTGGTACTGGAGGAACCGGTGTCTTTGGAAGTACAACAACAGACAGCCACAATCCCATGAAG GATGTTGAGGTGACTTCGCCACCTGATGACAGTATCAGCTGTCTGACTTTTAGCCCACCCACAATGCCAGGAAACTTTTTAATTGGTGGATCCTGGGCCAATGAT GTGAGGTGCTGGGAGGTTCAAGACAACGGGCAAACTGTGCCCAAAGCCCAACAAATGCACACTGGCCCAGTGCTGGATGTCTGCTGGAGTGAT GATGGGAGCAAAGTATTCACTGCCTCATGTGACAAGACAGCCAAGATGTGGGACCTAAACAGTAACCAGGCCATGCAGATTGCGCAG cATGATGGTCCCATCAGGACAATACACTGGATCAAAGCCCCTAACTACAGCTGTATTATGACGGGCAGCTGGGACAAAACACTGAAG TTCTGGGACACACGCTCCCCCAACCCTATGATGTCTCTGCAGATGCCAGAGAGATGCTATTGTGCTGATGTG GTGTACCCCATGGCAGTGGTGGCCACGGCAGAGAGAGGTCTGATAGTTTACCAGCTGGAGAACCAGCCCTCAGAGTTCCGCAGGATAGACTCCCCACTGAAACACCAG CATCGATGTGTGGCAATCTTCAAAGACAAGCAGAACAAGCCCACAGGCTTTGCCCTGGGAAGCATTGAGGGTCGAGTGGCCATCCACTACATTAACCCCCCAAACCC GGCTAAGGACAACTTCACCTTCAAGTGCCACAGGTCCAATGGAACcaacactgccacaccacaggaTATATATGCT gtgaatGCCATCTCGTTCCACCCTGTCCATGGCACACTGTCCACTGTTGGCTCAGATGGACGATTCAGCTTCTGGGACAAAGACGCCCGCACTAAACTCAAGACTTCTGAGCAGCTtgaccagccaatcacagcctgcTGCTTCAACAACAATGGCAACATCTTTGCCTATGCTTCCAGCTATGATTGGTCAAAG GGACATGAGTATTACAACCCCCAGAAGAAGAACTATATCTTCCTACGGAACGCTGCTGAGGAACTGAAGCCTCGGAACAAGAAATGGTGA